A region from the Canis lupus baileyi chromosome 27, mCanLup2.hap1, whole genome shotgun sequence genome encodes:
- the TPST2 gene encoding protein-tyrosine sulfotransferase 2 isoform X1: MRLSARRALLAAGCTLALLLAVQVGQQVLECRAALGGPRSPRRAMRPEQEDLVVVGADRVEYRYGKAMPLIFVGGVPRSGTTLMRAMLDAHPEVRCGEETRIIPRVLAMRQAWSKSGREKLRLDEAGVTDEVLDAAMQAFILEVIAKHGEPARVLCNKDPFTLKSSVYLSRLFPNSKFLLMVRDGRASVHSMITRKVTIAGFDLSSYRDCLTKWNKAIEVMYAQCMEVGKDKCLPVYYEQLVLHPRRSLKLILDFLGISWSDAVLHHEDLIGKPGGVSLSKIERSTDQVIKPVNLEALSKWTGHIPGDVVRDMAQIAPMLARLGYDPYANPPNYGNPDPIVINNTHRVLKGDYKTPANLKGYFQVNQNSTSSHLGSS; the protein is encoded by the exons ATGCGCCTGTCGGCGCGGAGGGCGCTGCTGGCCGCCGGCTGCACCCTGGCCCTGCTGCTGGCCGTCCAGGTGGGCCAGCAGGTGCTGGAGTGCCGCGCGGCGCTGGGGGGCCCGCGCAGCCCCCGGCGGGCCATGCGGCCGGAGCAGGAGGACCTGGTGGTGGTGGGCGCCGACCGCGTGGAGTACCGCTACGGCAAGGCCATGCCGCTCATCTTCGTGGGCGGTGTGCCCCGCAGTGGCACCACGCTCATGCGCGCCATGCTGGACGCCCACCCCGAGGTGCGCTGCGGCGAGGAGACGCGGATCATCCCCCGCGTGCTGGCCATGCGCCAGGCCTGGTCCAAGTCCGGCCGCGAGAAGCTGCGGCTGGACGAGGCGGGCGTGACGGACGAGGTGCTGGACGCCGCCATGCAGGCCTTCATCCTGGAGGTGATCGCCAAGCACGGCGAGCCGGCGCGCGTGCTGTGCAACAAGGACCCCTTCACGCTCAAGTCCTCCGTCTACCTGTCGCGCCTGTTCCCCAACTCCAAGTTCCTGCTGATGGTGCGGGACGGCCGGGCGTCCGTGCACTCCATGATCACGCGCAAGGTCACCATCGCCGGCTTTGACCTCAGCAGCTACCGCGACTGCCTCACCAAGTGGAACAAGGCCATCGAGGTGATGTACGCCCAGTGCATGGAGGTGGGCAAGGACAAGTGCCTGCCCGTGTACTATGAGCAGCTGGTGCTGCACCCCAGGCGCTCCCTCAAGCTCATCCTGGACTTCCTGGGCATCTCCTGGAGCGACGCCGTCCTGCATCACGAGGACCTCATCGGCAAGCCCGGGGGCGTGTCCCTGTCTAA GATCGAGCGATCCACTGACCAGGTCATCAAGCCTGTGAACCTGGAAGCACTCTCCAAGTGGACCGGCCACATTCCTGGGGACGTGGTACGGGACATGGCCCAGATCGCCCCCATGCTGGCTCGGCTCGGCTATGACCCCTATGCAAACCCGCCCAACTACGGCAACCCTGACCCCATCGTCATCAACAACACGCATCGG
- the TPST2 gene encoding protein-tyrosine sulfotransferase 2 isoform X2 gives MRLSARRALLAAGCTLALLLAVQVGQQVLECRAALGGPRSPRRAMRPEQEDLVVVGADRVEYRYGKAMPLIFVGGVPRSGTTLMRAMLDAHPEVRCGEETRIIPRVLAMRQAWSKSGREKLRLDEAGVTDEVLDAAMQAFILEVIAKHGEPARVLCNKDPFTLKSSVYLSRLFPNSKFLLMVRDGRASVHSMITRKVTIAGFDLSSYRDCLTKWNKAIEVMYAQCMEVGKDKCLPVYYEQLVLHPRRSLKLILDFLGISWSDAVLHHEDLIGKPGGVSLSNLFFLPRIERSTDQVIKPVNLEALSKWTGHIPGDVVRDMAQIAPMLARLGYDPYANPPNYGNPDPIVINNTHRVLKGDYKTPANLKGYFQVNQNSTSSHLGSS, from the exons ATGCGCCTGTCGGCGCGGAGGGCGCTGCTGGCCGCCGGCTGCACCCTGGCCCTGCTGCTGGCCGTCCAGGTGGGCCAGCAGGTGCTGGAGTGCCGCGCGGCGCTGGGGGGCCCGCGCAGCCCCCGGCGGGCCATGCGGCCGGAGCAGGAGGACCTGGTGGTGGTGGGCGCCGACCGCGTGGAGTACCGCTACGGCAAGGCCATGCCGCTCATCTTCGTGGGCGGTGTGCCCCGCAGTGGCACCACGCTCATGCGCGCCATGCTGGACGCCCACCCCGAGGTGCGCTGCGGCGAGGAGACGCGGATCATCCCCCGCGTGCTGGCCATGCGCCAGGCCTGGTCCAAGTCCGGCCGCGAGAAGCTGCGGCTGGACGAGGCGGGCGTGACGGACGAGGTGCTGGACGCCGCCATGCAGGCCTTCATCCTGGAGGTGATCGCCAAGCACGGCGAGCCGGCGCGCGTGCTGTGCAACAAGGACCCCTTCACGCTCAAGTCCTCCGTCTACCTGTCGCGCCTGTTCCCCAACTCCAAGTTCCTGCTGATGGTGCGGGACGGCCGGGCGTCCGTGCACTCCATGATCACGCGCAAGGTCACCATCGCCGGCTTTGACCTCAGCAGCTACCGCGACTGCCTCACCAAGTGGAACAAGGCCATCGAGGTGATGTACGCCCAGTGCATGGAGGTGGGCAAGGACAAGTGCCTGCCCGTGTACTATGAGCAGCTGGTGCTGCACCCCAGGCGCTCCCTCAAGCTCATCCTGGACTTCCTGGGCATCTCCTGGAGCGACGCCGTCCTGCATCACGAGGACCTCATCGGCAAGCCCGGGGGCGTGTCCCTGTCTAA CCTGTTCTTTCTCCCCAGGATCGAGCGATCCACTGACCAGGTCATCAAGCCTGTGAACCTGGAAGCACTCTCCAAGTGGACCGGCCACATTCCTGGGGACGTGGTACGGGACATGGCCCAGATCGCCCCCATGCTGGCTCGGCTCGGCTATGACCCCTATGCAAACCCGCCCAACTACGGCAACCCTGACCCCATCGTCATCAACAACACGCATCGG